Proteins encoded by one window of Sphingomonas ginkgonis:
- a CDS encoding EpsG family protein: protein MTPYFLMFAFFVFGALARPPQPADTPRRGDLLLLIGAVILILMVGLRYQVGGDWRTYAQIFRLTETRDLPASLTLADPGYMVVNWLVQQVGGGIWLVNSICALIYTWGLIRFARSQPDPWLAVIVGIPYLTVVVAMGYTRQAVAIGIIMAGLAAYGRYRSLPRFILYVAIATTFHKTAVLFLPLVIFSARRNRLFNLIGGFAAGYIIYANLLTQASDQLIKNYVNSDYSSQGAAIRVALDVVPASLFLLRSRAFGFGDEERALWRNCSLASFLFVGMLFFLPSTVTDRLALYIIPLQLAVLSRVPGVYTSETTGRVLVIAYSFAIMAAWLTLASFASLWVPYQFYFAH from the coding sequence GTGACACCTTACTTCCTGATGTTCGCCTTCTTCGTCTTCGGAGCACTGGCGCGGCCCCCGCAACCGGCCGACACGCCGCGACGCGGCGACCTGCTGCTGCTCATCGGAGCCGTCATCCTGATCCTGATGGTCGGGCTGCGCTATCAGGTGGGTGGCGACTGGAGGACCTACGCACAGATCTTCCGACTGACCGAGACGCGCGACCTTCCGGCTTCGCTGACGCTCGCGGACCCGGGTTACATGGTGGTGAACTGGCTGGTCCAGCAGGTCGGCGGCGGGATCTGGCTCGTCAACAGCATTTGCGCCCTGATCTACACCTGGGGGCTGATCCGCTTCGCGCGCTCGCAACCGGACCCCTGGTTGGCGGTCATCGTCGGCATTCCCTACCTGACGGTGGTGGTCGCCATGGGTTATACCCGGCAGGCGGTCGCCATTGGCATCATCATGGCCGGCCTTGCTGCCTACGGGCGATACCGATCGCTGCCGCGCTTCATTCTCTACGTCGCGATCGCCACCACCTTCCACAAGACGGCGGTCCTGTTCCTCCCGCTGGTGATCTTCAGTGCCCGACGCAATCGGCTGTTCAACCTCATTGGCGGTTTCGCGGCGGGGTACATCATCTACGCCAATTTGCTCACCCAGGCGTCGGACCAGCTGATCAAGAACTACGTCAACTCCGACTATAGTTCGCAAGGCGCCGCCATCCGCGTCGCGCTGGACGTCGTTCCGGCAAGCCTGTTCCTTCTCCGAAGCCGGGCTTTCGGCTTCGGTGACGAGGAACGCGCGCTGTGGCGCAACTGCTCGCTTGCGAGCTTCCTGTTCGTGGGAATGCTGTTTTTTCTGCCCTCGACGGTGACCGACCGGCTGGCGCTTTACATCATTCCGCTGCAGCTGGCCGTGCTGTCCCGGGTGCCGGGCGTCTATACCAGCGAAACCACTGGTCGGGTCCTGGTGATCGCCTATTCCTTCGCCATTATGGCCGCCTGGCTGACGCTCGCCTCGTTCGCCAGTTTGTGGGTGCCTTACCAGTTCTACTTTGCACATTGA
- a CDS encoding DNA polymerase III subunit chi, whose amino-acid sequence MRVDFYQLGGAALDGIVGQLATRLIEQDQRLLVVAEDDALLARLDRQLWDQGGPTAFLAHGRAGGADDAQQPVLLATTPDAANRARNLLIADGAWREAAITFDRAFYLFAADTLEGARLAWKLLAGRDEVERHFWRQDENGRWREAA is encoded by the coding sequence ATGCGGGTCGACTTCTACCAGTTGGGCGGGGCAGCGCTGGATGGAATCGTCGGCCAGCTCGCCACGCGGCTGATCGAGCAGGATCAGCGGCTGCTGGTGGTTGCGGAGGACGATGCGCTGCTGGCCCGGCTGGATCGCCAGTTGTGGGATCAGGGTGGCCCAACCGCCTTCCTGGCGCACGGGCGCGCGGGCGGCGCGGACGACGCGCAGCAGCCGGTGCTGCTCGCGACCACTCCGGATGCGGCCAACCGGGCGCGCAACCTGCTGATCGCCGACGGCGCCTGGCGCGAGGCTGCGATCACGTTCGACCGGGCCTTCTACCTGTTCGCCGCCGACACGCTGGAGGGTGCCAGGCTGGCATGGAAGCTCCTCGCCGGGCGCGACGAGGTCGAGCGGCACTTCTGGCGGCAGGATGAGAACGGGCGGTGGCGCGAAGCGGCCTGA
- the ndk gene encoding nucleoside-diphosphate kinase → MAATRTFSIIKPDATRRNLTGAVTKMLEEAGLRVVASKRIHMTKEQAEGFYAVHKERPFFNDLVSFMISGPVVVQVLEGENAVKRNRDVMGATNPANAEAGTIRKELAESIEANSVHGSDSDENAKIEIDYFFQPDEIVG, encoded by the coding sequence ATGGCCGCGACGCGCACCTTTTCGATCATCAAGCCCGATGCCACTCGCCGCAACCTGACCGGCGCTGTCACCAAGATGCTGGAGGAGGCCGGCCTGCGCGTCGTCGCATCCAAGCGCATCCACATGACCAAGGAGCAGGCCGAGGGCTTCTACGCGGTCCACAAGGAGCGGCCCTTCTTCAACGACCTGGTCAGCTTCATGATCTCGGGCCCGGTCGTGGTTCAGGTGCTCGAGGGCGAGAATGCGGTCAAGCGCAACCGCGACGTCATGGGCGCGACCAACCCGGCAAATGCCGAGGCGGGCACCATCCGCAAGGAGCTGGCGGAGTCGATCGAGGCGAACTCGGTCCATGGCTCGGACAGCGACGAGAATGCCAAGATCGAGATCGACTACTTTTTCCAGCCGGACGAAATCGTCGGCTGA
- a CDS encoding leucyl aminopeptidase — translation MQINFAAERPSGAFALVLPSRGGDRPGVAALGSQRAGIDAALKSQRFEGENGAAAEAWLDDGGTHRRLLVVGLGSDARVAEGAEKLGGAAVARLQTSGEKAAVLDLTGLGFDADAAARVALGATLRSWRYDLYRTRLKDKQKPTLDTLTIVGAPAEAEQRWTSRWKGVAEGVALTKELVTEPANIIYAETFVERVRKAAAGTGLEISTLGQAEMEALGMGALLGVNQGSIREPRILVMKWNGGTQGEAPVLFIGKGVTFDTGGISIKPAAGMESMKWDMGGAGAVAGAMLGLAKRKAKANVIGVCGLVENMPSGSAQRPGDVVTSMSGQTIEVINTDAEGRLVLGDAMTWAQREFKPKTMIDLATLTGAMVISLGHEFGGMFSNDDGLAAELEAASRTSGDHLWRMPLTDAFDRLIDSPIADMKNVGPREGGSITAAAFLKRFVDEGVRWAHLDIAGTVWSDKPGSTYEKGATGFGVRVLDQFVADTAER, via the coding sequence ATGCAGATCAATTTCGCCGCCGAGCGTCCCAGCGGAGCCTTCGCCCTTGTCCTTCCGTCGCGGGGTGGCGACCGGCCGGGCGTGGCGGCGCTTGGGAGCCAGCGGGCCGGGATTGACGCTGCCCTGAAGTCGCAGCGCTTCGAAGGCGAGAACGGCGCGGCGGCCGAGGCCTGGCTTGACGATGGGGGCACGCACCGTCGGCTCCTGGTGGTCGGGCTGGGCAGCGATGCCCGGGTCGCCGAAGGAGCGGAGAAGCTGGGCGGGGCGGCAGTGGCGCGGCTGCAGACCTCCGGCGAGAAGGCGGCGGTGCTGGATCTTACCGGGCTCGGGTTCGATGCGGATGCGGCCGCGCGCGTGGCGCTGGGCGCGACCCTTCGGTCGTGGCGCTACGATCTTTACCGCACACGGCTCAAGGACAAGCAAAAGCCGACGCTCGACACGCTGACCATCGTCGGCGCCCCTGCCGAGGCGGAGCAGCGCTGGACGTCGCGTTGGAAGGGCGTTGCCGAGGGCGTGGCGCTCACCAAGGAGCTGGTCACCGAGCCGGCCAACATCATCTACGCCGAGACGTTCGTCGAACGCGTCCGGAAGGCAGCAGCCGGAACCGGTCTCGAGATCAGCACGCTCGGGCAGGCCGAGATGGAAGCGCTCGGCATGGGCGCGCTGCTGGGCGTCAATCAGGGTTCGATCCGCGAGCCGCGGATCCTTGTCATGAAGTGGAATGGTGGAACGCAGGGTGAGGCGCCGGTGCTGTTCATCGGCAAGGGCGTGACGTTCGACACCGGCGGCATCTCGATCAAGCCCGCCGCGGGCATGGAGTCGATGAAGTGGGACATGGGCGGCGCGGGCGCGGTGGCGGGCGCGATGCTCGGTCTTGCCAAGCGGAAGGCCAAGGCGAACGTGATCGGCGTCTGCGGCCTGGTCGAGAACATGCCCTCCGGGTCGGCGCAGCGGCCGGGTGACGTGGTCACCTCCATGTCGGGGCAGACGATCGAAGTGATCAACACCGACGCGGAAGGGCGGCTGGTGCTGGGCGACGCGATGACCTGGGCCCAGCGCGAGTTCAAGCCGAAGACGATGATCGACTTGGCGACCCTGACCGGGGCGATGGTGATCAGCCTCGGGCATGAGTTCGGCGGCATGTTCTCCAACGACGATGGCCTGGCCGCCGAGCTGGAAGCCGCGAGCCGGACGTCGGGCGATCATCTCTGGCGGATGCCGCTGACGGATGCCTTCGACCGGCTGATCGATTCTCCGATCGCGGACATGAAGAACGTCGGCCCGCGCGAGGGTGGATCGATCACCGCGGCGGCGTTCCTCAAGCGGTTCGTGGATGAGGGCGTCCGCTGGGCGCACCTCGACATCGCCGGGACCGTCTGGTCGGACAAGCCGGGCTCCACCTACGAGAAGGGCGCGACCGGGTTCGGCGTCCGGGTGCTCGACCAGTTTGTGGCAGACACTGCCGAGCGCTAG
- a CDS encoding PqqD family protein: protein MMYRRNIALLEAELGPELVALAPEDGVCFGFNAVAASVWKLLERPRSFDEIKAGLLAEYEVGDEQCGNELRVLLADLQQRKLVRMDPR, encoded by the coding sequence ATGATGTACCGGCGAAATATTGCCCTGCTCGAAGCTGAACTCGGCCCGGAACTGGTCGCGCTCGCGCCCGAGGATGGCGTCTGCTTCGGCTTCAACGCCGTCGCCGCGAGTGTCTGGAAGCTGCTGGAAAGACCGCGCAGCTTCGACGAGATCAAGGCCGGACTGCTGGCCGAATATGAGGTGGGCGACGAGCAGTGCGGCAATGAGTTGCGCGTCCTGCTCGCCGACCTTCAGCAGCGGAAGCTGGTCCGTATGGACCCGCGATAA